AGTGTGTCGGTGGAACATGAACAAACAGTATGCTAACCCACTCATTAAAATAACTGGGCTGCTAGAGGTCAAAAACTCCACAGGGCGCTTCCAgcaaatataaagtaaaatacagaGGTCACAGCCGTAGGGGACtgggtctcattttttaatcagattaaaacCAGCTGTGACAGACTTGCctttgtatatttaaaaaaaaaaaaattataagcACGTTTCTATTTAGAGCAGTTTCTTAAAGCATTACATTACAAGAAACTATTGTATGGTATATTTCAAAAAGGGATTTGTCTTGAGTTTAGATAAAGAAACACATTCAGCTTACAACCCGTCAAACCTTATGTCCTGTGGTGTTACTCCACCCTAGAACACTTGAGTGAGATTTCaaaatctttgctttttttagCTTGACAGTTGATAGTGGTTGATTACACAACAGGCTGTATTTAAACACCTGACATTGCTCACTGACTTTTGAAGTGGCAAAAATGCAACTAACTAAACCCTTTAATAACTCAGGATTACTATGTTACACTTATATCTTTCTTTTATTATACTTTAATTCATGTTAGTAACTGCTTTGCAGACACACAGTTTTGCAGgcatcttgattttttttctaattcaaCAGAAACTGCCATTAATGTACTACTTTTTTAAATATGACTGTTTCAAGCTTGTTGACCTTCACAGTCTCCCAGTGTTACATGGAATGACTGGATATTTGGACTTGGCCTTGCATTTGAGCAATACAGTCGCTTGAAATTGCAAGTCTTTCCTTCTGCgtaacatttttttgaaaaattaacacgtctcttttaaaaatgtcaactcATTAGGTGGAGCAGTAGAGGAGGTACATTCTTTCAAGCCAACCATGAGGTCTTACCTTTTACATTAGCAAAACCAAGACCTTTAGAAAACTTTAAATACTTTTTGGAGCACTActattttgtaaattatattTTAGTGGAACTGAATAGGGAGGGGGATCAACATTGGCAAAGAAGCGTTTCTATTCTAATTAGTCAATCTCTTCCAGGTTGATGTACCTGACTCCTTGACTCCTCAAGACTAGTTTCTTTCACAGTAGTTGCATTTCTACCTACATCCAATTTGGTTTTGTGATTAATGTTGTTACACCAAGCTTCTAATGAGCGTACAAAGAAGGTGAGTCCATCATAGGGACATTTGTGTTatgaacactttttaaaaatatccagcTTTACTCAACATGTGGCTAATTGTCACTTGGTTTGTTTAACGATGAATGTCAAAATGCAAAGGCTATGCTGTTTTTGTCAAGATTTATTTACCATCATTATACTTTATTTCTTGCTGCTGCAGGTATTCCTTTATTTTGTTGAACTTATTAGTGCAGAACTGCTCTTCTGAAGTATTTCATGTCTGCCTCAGAGCTGTACTTTGTAAACTTGTGTGAGGTGCAGTGCAGTAAGTACACTGCTAGAATAGTGTATTCAAAAGGCAGGGAGACCTTGTGTCCTCAAAAGGAGGTCACCTTGTTAGGTGGTGGAGCAGGATTAGCTTCTTACTCCCCTGGTCCAtatgtctgagctgctgttacaGCTTAATTTATTGTGATTCTTTTTTTAGTCTTGCTCTTCTAAAGCAACGACTAAAATACTAAATCAGTGTAATTGCTTTTTAGTTCAATTTTGCATTGTCACTTTTCTGTTCTCAACCTGCACCATTAGAATAAGTAGCAGTATACACATGAACAGAGCCATCAGTAAACTTTGGTCTGGAGAGGGAAAACCTCTCACTAAGCTGTCAATGCAGTGATCCTGAGGACTTAATGACATAGCTTATCTGTAAAATGAGCTGCAGAAGGCAAAGGCTTTAGCTGTTATGGTTTACTATCACCTGTCTGCACTAACAAGTGATCAAAGTTACAGACCATGTTGGTATTCATTAGAGCAAACTTGAttccctgtaaaaaaaaaaaaaaaaaaaaaaattccccaaagaGTCATGATATTGAGGCGAGTGGCCATTCAGTCAGCTGAGTCAATTGTAACATTGGTGTAATGTGACTTCACCCTCACCCCTCTTCTTCTTTGCCTTTTACAGATGAGCGTGAAGCAGTACAGAAGAAAACCTTCACCAAATGGGTAAACTCTCACTTAGGCCGAGTGACCTGTCGCATTGGTGACTTGTACACTGACCTGCGGGATGGCCGCATGCTTATCCGCCTGCTGGAAGTGCTCTCAGGAGAACAGCTGGTCAGTAGTACAGAGAAACCACCCCTTTCTGTCCCAACCCTGACCCCTAGCATGACCCCTACTAGGAACCACATGTCAGGAGGAAAGGGAAACCACGCGTttcatttcttgtttcttttagtGTGATTTACTTCTCCTCCTACATctccttgttttttctttttgaaagtcTTCTTTACGTACTTTGTGGTTACTGTATTCAACTGTGTCAACcttggtgtttttctttttcttctgcttcccATAGCCAAAACCAACAAAGGGCCGTATGCGCATCCACTGCCTGGAGAATGTTGATAAAGCCTTGCAGTTTCTCAAGGAACAAAAAGTCCATCTAGAAAACATGGGCTCACATGACATTGTGGACGGGAATCACCGTCTCACACTGGGTCTCATTTGGACCATCATTCTTCGCTTCCAGGTAACTTATAAAATGTTCGTGATTTTCCCTCTCAGCCTAATTGCCATCTTACTTAACCACTTTCAAAGAGCAAGTTTGGCTTTGGGACATCAGGTCTCTGCATGTAGCCATGCCCATCCTcaggcaaacacacaaaaaagagctTAATAGAGGTTAATGCTGCTGCAATGTGATTGACAAGGGGATATTTCATGCAATTATTTTATTTAGGAACTTAGGAACTCtcattacttgtttttttttttttaccttttggtATTGTCTACATGGGATACCACAACAATAGCATCACAAGGTCTAATAATCTAATCTATATGGACAGTTTTAATTGAATGAATGCTCTGCTGACAGATTCAGGACATCAGTGTGGAGACGGAggacaacaaagagaaaaaatcaGCCAAAGATGCCCTGTTGCTTTGGTGCCAAATGAAAACTGCTGGGTGAGAAGGGGGGCCGTGGAAGAGAGGTGGAGGGAGGGCTTGATGAAACAGGAATTATACTGCTAATATGCTCAGTATATTCCACCGTTTATGTCATTCATGTTTTTGCTGAACTAGCAAATTATTGATGAATCTTTCCTTTGTTGAGCTAATGATTAATGACTCGTAATCTGGCCTCTGCAGATACCCCAATGTCAACATCCACAACTTCACCACCAGCtggagagatggcctggcgttCAATGCCATCGTGCACAAACACAGGTCATTGACTTCTTCATGTGCTTGATGCTTGTTGCTTTAAACAGTTTCTTTTTCTCCCAAGTGAGGATTTTAGACTTTCTACAAATCAGTTGTcgagtattttcattttctccttCTTTGCCTAATGATGAGCACCTGTCGCAGTACCATTACCCTTCTCTGGGGAGCTTTTATCTCCTTTTCTATTTAggtctcctcctgctcctcccaTTCTTCAAGTCTGCAATATGGCTATaaggatgaaaataaaataaggagTAAGATGACCCAGATCACAGAAATAATAACCCACTTATTTTCTGTGAAGAGACATGCTTAGTAACTCAGTTGCACACCCTGCTGGTAAAATATTCGTCAGTAGCTTATGTTGACATTAAGCTGTGAGCTGAAGGCCAGAGGTGTAGCCTACAATCCTGACTTTAATAGAACAAGGAACATTGTTTATCACCGTGAATTTATAAAATGAGGTGACACGTGATACATTAATGACATTGCTTTCAGTGGTGTTACTGACCCATGGGAGAGTTCTGTAGACCATGATGCCATTTGCATTATCAGGCAAGCAATTACAGTATGCAAATCagttctttctcttttcattgtGTCTACAATGAAATTTATCGCATTTTATCgatttaaacaaatattttgaGTGAAAGGTGTCATGACCATTGTATAGGTCAAAACTTTTATTCTCTTCTCGACAAAAGAATAAGAGAATTATTTTGTGAATACCAATTCCGGCTTATTGGTCAAAAAGATTTAATGCTAAATTGCCTCCCAAACCTATTTTATATGACTCTAATACCCAAGTAAGCTGAAAATATGGTTTGGCCAAAAATAAGAAACTTTTGGCAGGAGCAACTTGCTGAAACTGGGCATAAAAAGCCCATTTGCATGCAGATTAGTTTACCTAATTctagtaaaatattttgtgcaCCCTGGTCTGTAAACACATTGGActgcaaatctttttttctctgtgcaAGGCAATGCTATATATAGCCTGAATgatattgcatttattttgcaaCCTGCTCTCATTTGCAGTCAGTTTTTATTGAAACCACAATTGTTCTCCATCTTCTGCAGACCTGACCTCATTGAGTTTGACAACCTGAAGAGGTCCAATGCTCACTACAACCTCCAAAACGCTTTCAATGTGGCCGAGAAGGAACTGGGGCTGACCAAGCTGCTGGACCCAGAGGGTAAGTGGGAAAAGCCTCCACCAAAACATGAAGCACTCTTGTAAGTCACATTGATGGCCCGATGCTGTCTACTAAAGCTCTAAGCTGTTGCCCAAAACAGACTGACTAGTGTTAGGCTATAGAGGATTACTGCAATTAACTTATTAGCTTAGACAACACTACATCACATGTCGGCTAGCACTTGAACGCACAGAAAGCATGTCAAAGATTGGAGACGTTTGATGCTCCTCAGGAGAGGTGTTTTTCTGACACTGGTTTAAAGTCAGGCATTACCCACATTTAAAAATAGGTGAAGGAGTTGTGGGTGCTAGATTGATCATGTCTCTTTTCTTACAGATAGTTAATGTTGATCAGCCTGAATGAAAAGTCCAATTCATCACCTTATTTGTGGACCTTCCATATCATACTCTCCAAGATGAAAGCCCTGGCAGGGAGGCGCAAACGAATTGGGGCAAGGTTCGCTGTGCCTGCTTTGTATTTCCATATATATACATTCATGTTGTGGGTAAAAAATGTTAAGTACATACAGTATGGAGTACCAGTTTaatttggacacactttctcattcaatttgaacaaaaaagtgtgtccaaacttttgggacTGGTTACTTGTCCATGGTTAAGTATGTACCAACCCAGTTGGCATGATTTTTGAATTTCTCCTCTTGGCTGCAGGTGCTGGACTATGCCTATTGAGGCTGACCAGCTGATAGAGAAGTATGAGACCCTGGCCTCAGAGCTGCTGCAATGGATCGAGCAGACCATCGTAACGCTCAATGACAGGACAGCTAGCTAACTCGCTGGAGTGCTGTACAGAACCAGCTCCAGGCTTTCAACTCCTACAGGACAGTGGAAAAACCCCCCAAGTGAGTACCCACTGGGTTAATTGAACCCACTCAATGAGTCAATGATTGTTTTTATCCAGAATGTGAAGCTGTACAGTTAACAGCAGTGGTGTCTTGTCTTCACAGATTACAGAGAAGGAAACTTGGAGGGTTCTCCTCTTTACCATCCAAAGCAAGATGAGAGCAAACAATCAGAAAGTCTACATGCCAAGAGAGGAAAACTCATCTCTGACATCAACAAGGTAAATGTTGCCTCTAGAAACACGGAGAAATTATATGGCTGTCCGAAATATGAAAACTGTTTCATAATGTCATACACTGAGTATCTAAAAATAAGTTGCTTGTTATGTGCTTTTGGGGAAATGTTCACTCCCTCAAAGGTTTTGTTAGGGCACAGGAGTATATCTATAACTATCTAGATGTAGAATAATCCAAATTGCTGGAATAAAACAggcttctgtgttttcatttgttggTTCAGGCATGGGAACGACTGGAAAAGGCAGAACACGAACGTGAGCTGGCATTGAGAATGAGCTGATCGCCAGGAGAAGCTGGAGATGGCTCGCAGCCCGTTTTGACCGGAAGGCAGCTATGCGGGAGACATGGTTGAGCGAGAACCAGAGGCTGGTGTCTCAGGTAGATAgaagaaaactttatttattgaaaACGTACGCATGTGATTTCAGATGCATGATTGTCAGGTTTTAACACAATTTCCTCTGTTATTAGGATAATTTTGGAACAGACTTGGAGCAGTAGAAGCTGCCACCCGAAAACATGAAGCTATTGAGACAGACATTGGGGCATACTGGGAGCGTGTGGCTGCTGTGGAGGCAGTCGCCAAAGAGCTAGAAGCAGAGGTTATCATGATGTGCGCCGTATACTCGCACGACGGGATAATGTGCTTCGACTTTGGGAATACCTAAAAGAGCTCTGGCTGCACGGAGAGAGCGACTGAATGCCCACCGTGACCTACAGAGACTGTTTCAAGAGATGCGTTACATCATGGACTGGATGGCAGATGAGAAggtaaaaccaacacaaagaaatacacgCTTACACAACCCACAGTGCCCACATTGTTTTAGGCTGTGCTGAACCATTGCTTTTATTTCACCATTCTGTTGGTTTAGTTTTTTAATTAACTATAAAGACTTTCTTAATCTTCTTAATTAAGATAGCTCTGCTTACATATTTCTGAGGCAGCTTTATTGCAAGCACTTAACTGCAGTAATTAGCTTTTTACAGGCCGAGCCTGATTGTCATTGCTGGCTTTACTGAGGTTGACTGAGGTTGGCGCGGCCATTGGAGTGTGTCTTTCTTGCACAGTTAAATCCGGTCACACCGTTGCTGTGATGTTGATTCATTTTGATTCTATCAGTCTGAAAACGCTGGTATTTTCTGATCACCATGGGCACAGTTATTGTACAGTTTGGCTGCCAGCAAAGGAGGCCAGGTTGCCACTTGCCTGGTTTAAATAGTTTGCAGCCATATTCGTTGTAGTTAATTTACACCACCATAAGTTTCTTAACAGACATCAGACTTCCCTGGGTGGGTGAAGGAAAAGGGAGTAAAATAACATTCAGATTTTCCATTTCACTGGAACGAAAATGTCAATAGAATTCAGATGTAGATTGAtgaaattttactttaaattttttgttgttgaattcTGATCCATATACaagaagaatatttttttaattcgaTTTTCTTGCCTAAGCAATTTATGTATACAAAACATAGCTATATCATTGTGCAAAAGACACACAGAGTGCCCTTGCAGCATAGTAAATCATACTTTGACAGCTTTGCACaaagtttattttatgtaaCTACACTCTGACTCCACTGTTACTACACTAACAGCACAAAGTAGTCACTcctgacaaaaacacactttgCAAGTCAGCATGAAGGATCATTTAGGAGAGTGGGGTGTAACAAGATATTACAAAAGCTCAGTGACCTGGGGGTGGGCGGTCGCTACAGCCAACTTCtgcatttctgctttttatgGCTGCGGCTATGAGTGATGTCTTGGCGTGTAGTGTGGGTCAGTTTATAGTGATGAGTTTTATCATATTAACATGAGGTTATACTGTACAGGTGAATACACTGTATAGGTTTCGTAAGTAGTAAGCTTAATAATACTATTCCTAATTTCAGAATTAGAAGCATCACAATCAACTTAAATGGCTAAGCACATACACAAgatacaaggaatttggtttcagctgttagcaataaggaaagagaaaaataactcgaaaaaatatttatatagatATTTACACATCTAGAATAGAATATGTATACACAGTAGGCAAAATGACAATTGCTAGAAGGAGAATGgtgcaaaaagtaaagaatatgTTCAAGTATTGTAAGGTGCAGTGTTGTACAGAAAGTTAATAAAAAGTCAGCAGTATTTTAGCTGAGAATGGCTCAGCTGTTAGTAGGGTTATGGCagtgggaagaagctgttcttgtgtctctttgtgtctctgtagagCGTTATTTTGATTTGACCTTATGGAAATCTGTCAACTGCTCATCTATTTAATAAGTAGaacatttttcttctctccttcacCACAGATGAAAATGACATGACTGCAAATATTAATGTGCAGACTTTGCCTTATCAGCCACTCCCTACCTTCAAATAAATATAGGACACTTTGCTGCTTTGAGCGATGACCCATACCAAAGCTggcattcagtgttttctttacatttcaGTCTCTTATAATTGAGAAAGACCATAGATTCATGTTTAATCTAATGGGGAAGGGCTGGGTGGAGATATTAtctctgtgcttgtttgtctgagTCACGGTTAATCATTTTCTTCCCTACATTGTTAGTGTTAGCCGGAACCAAAGTCAGCAATTGAATCATCTATTACCAAATAACTAGAATTCTTGTAAGCAGTTTATTATCACTTACTATCCAGTATCTGTAGAACAGTGTCCTGTCATTTATTGGCCTTCTGTTCTAATGACTCAAGACTAGAAATATTTATTGATGTCATGTGACTAAAGCTTAAACTTCCCGTTTGTTTTAAATAGATGTGAAGCTATAGCTTATTGaaacttctgttttctcttattatttttagtttttcatcatttgaaaTGTCACTAATTGCAAAGAATAGCTCATATAGTATTTAtagtataaaaatatataagtatCTATCTTTAGGAATGCTGGTCTCTTCACACATCCTCTTTGTTGACCCAGTACCCCGCCTAACTTAGACATTGTTTGTGTTGAGTTAGAGTTCAGAGGGCTATTTTAATAGAGTTTAATAGAATGAAATAAGCAGCTATGGTACTGAAccttttttttatgtctgtttcaGGGCCGTCTGCAGTCTCAGGACAGTGGTAAACATTTGCATGATGTCTTAGACCTGCTCCAAAAACACACTCTGGTAGAGGctgacatttcagctcaggcTGAGAGGATCAAGGCAGTGCAGGGAGCTGCAAAGCGCTTCACTTCCTATGACAGGGTAAGACTTCAAACATAGTCTTACAGACTGTCTGTACAGACAATGCAATTTTAGTTTAACCTTTTGTGCATGGATGTCTAAATGCCatgttttttctgccttttcaaATTGCCAGCCTATAAACCCTGTGAGCCTGGACTAGTTAGTGAGAAGGTCGACTTGCTGGGTCAAGCCTATGAGGAGCTTGGTCAGCTTGCTGGACAACGCAGAGAGTGCCTAGAGGACTCACGCCGTCTGTGGCAGTTCATGTGGGATGTTGGAGAGGAGGCAGCCTGGATCAGAGAGCAGGAGCAGATCCTGGCTAGTGGAGACTGTGGCCGTGACCTCACTTCTGCCCTTCACCTACTCAGTAAACACGAGGCTTTCAGGGATGAGATGGCAGCCCGTTATGGCCCCCTGAATAACAGCATTGCTGCTGGAGAAGCTTTGGTTCAAGAAGGACACTTTGGAGCCCCACAGGTTACTGAGAGGATTCAAGACATCCGTGCACAGTGGACTCATTTGGAGGAGGTGGGTGTTTATCAATACTCTCTGTATCTATATTTGTACAACATGAAGCTGCTTTCTCCAAATTCTGCTTACCTGGTCATAAATTTATGTTCTCCCTCCTCAGACAACAAAGCTCAGAGAGCAGAACCTGAAGGAAGCTGTGGCCCTGAACCAGTTTCAAACAGATGCCAATGACATGGAAGCATGGATTATGGAGACGCTTAGACAGGTGTCCAGTCAAGAGGTGGGCCACGATGAGTTTTCCACCCAGACACTAGCTCGCAAGCAGAgggagatagaggaggagatCCAGAGCCACCACCCTCTCATTGACTCCCTGCAGGAGCAGGCCCAAGCACTCCCACAGGCCTACATAGGCTTCCCTCAAGTACgtatgctttgtttttcatactTCTTCAGTGATGACATGTAGTTCGCAGTGCtcaattattgtttttattgccaACTGTAGGTGGAAGGTCGTCTGCCTGCTATTGAGCAGCGCTATGAGGAACTGGAATCTCTGTCAGCAGCTCGGCGTCAGGCTCTGGAAGGTGCTCTGGCCCTCTACCGCATGTTCAGCGAAGCTGGTGCATGCCAGCTCTGGGTGGAGGAAAAAGAGCAGTGGTTGCATGGCATGGAGATCCCTACCAAACTCGAGGACTTAGAAGTTGTACAACAGAGGTAAATCTGTgggagaaggaaggaaaaaatacagaaaatcttatttaaaaaaatctgatgatgGCAAAATACTTTTCCTTCAAAACTATTCATGTTGAAAAGAACGGAAAGTAAACTAACTAAAGAGAACTGAAAATCCattcaaataattacatttgtgTATTGAAATACATGAGCTAGTTCTAATGTCTATTCTAATTTAGATAAGACTTTCAGAATGCATGCATTAATGCTGGTTTATTATTTATGGATGCAGATTTGAGACACTGGAACCTGAGATGAACAACGTAGGTGCTCGTGTCACAGATGTGAACCAGGTGGCAGAGCAGCTGCTCAGCTCTGACAACTGTAACAAAGATCAAATCCACCAGACAAAAGACCAGCTAAATAACAGGTTGGATCAAACGCTCAAGCCATATTAAAACCCACCACTTTACTCAGAAATATATTCGTACTTATGgttaacatttttattctttcatttgATGTTGTCTCTAGATGGAAGGAGTTTGAACAACTGTCGGGTCAAAAGAAACAAGCTCTAGAGTCTGCCCTCAACATACAGAACTACCATCTTGAATGTAATGAGATCCAGACTTGGATGAAAGAAAAGACCAAAGTGATTGAATCCACTCAGAGCCTGGGCAATGACCTGGCTGGAGTGATGGCACTTCAGCGCAAACTCACTGGCATGGAGAGGGACCTCGAGGCTATCCAGGTATGAAGAGGGAACAGATTGCAGAACATAAAAGCAAGGCAAAGTATTAGGATTATTTTAGGCTTTATGCAGAGGTATTCTGTCATAGTTTctatgtatgaatcatttttcatctcttttcagGGCAAATTGGATGACCTGagaaatgaggcagaaaagcTGGCCAAGGAACATCCAGATCAGGCTGGAGAGATTCAAGGACGACTGGCAGAGATTCAAGAGGTGTGGGAGGAGTTGAACGCCACCATGAAGCGACGAGAAGAGTCATTGGGTGAAGCCAGCAAGCTACAGGGTTTCCTTAGGGATCTGGATGACTTCCAGTCCTGGCTCTCACGTACCCAGACAGCAGTGGCCTCAGAGGACATTCCTACTTCTCTGCCTGAGGCTGAGAGTTTGCTAGCCCAGCATGAGAGTATCAAGAATGAGGTGGATAACTATAAGGATGACTACGAGAAGATGCGTGCAGTTGGTGAGGAGGTGACCCAGGGTCAGACAGATGCCCAGCACATGTTTCTGGCCCAGAGGCTCCAGGCATTGGACACTGGTTGGCATGAGTTGCGTCGCATGTGGGAGAACCGCCACAGCCTTTTGGCCCAAGCCTTTGACTTCCAGACCTTCCTGAGAGATGCAAAGCAGGCAGAGGCCTTCCTCAACAGCCAGGTTAGATAAATACACTATGTAAATGTAGCCTGTGCCAAGAAGCAATGGGTtcatttaaataacattttttgtgCTCAGTCTACAATCCAACGGATACTGCCAAATTCAAAGCCAAAATAAGTGTGTTCCTGaagtatatatatatcattGCATATTGAATGTATGACGGATATGAATGAACATCCACTTCGCTCACATTGCCTCTTCTCAGCGTTGTCTGCAATGACTTGACTCCATTTCTAATTCTTAATATACATAATCTCAACACATTTAAGCAATTTTAAGGGGCCTTCTTAAATTACAATTGTTTTCAAGCATAATTTCTTTCATTACTTAATCAAAATAAGGCTTCCACAATGGCCTCTGTGCATCAAAAGTATGTTGTCTTTACAATCACCAATATCTTTACCCTCATGTTAAATTTCAATCCCTACCCTGTATAGTTTTCATCATGGTAGTGTAGTTGTCTGGATTGTTCACATTTGTATCtagttgtgtgttttcacttATCTAGCTCTCAATTTCGAACAAGCTATGTGGAGAGAAACAAGCTTCTTTGTTAATGGACCATAAGATCTCTATGGTATTGACCACTATACGAGGTCAATTTTCAATTCGTAAAATTTAGATAACAGCCGTCATTATTTCAGAGTAGCACAAAAATCACGTCAAGAAGAATTTAAAGTTCATTCACTTCTAAAGATTGGAACAACCTATGAGTCAAAGACAGTTGTTTGCACTTGTTTTTAATGCCTTAATCCCAATAATCATGTACTATATGTGTTTTAAACAGGGtacaacaaaaccagaaaaaccACTGGAATTAGATAAATGCCCTgcatgttggaaaaaatgtttgctgttccttctgtctctgtgtaGGAGTACGTGCTGTCCCACACAGAGATGCCCACCAGTCTTCAGGCAGCAGAGGAGGCCATTAAGAAGCATGAGGATTTCCTTACCACCACAGAGGCCAGTGAAGAGAAGATAACTGGTGTGGTGGAGGCTGGAAGGCGCCTCATTAATGACTCTAATGCAAACTCTGATAAGATCCAAGAAAAAGTGGATTCAATCCAAGAAAGGTTAGAGCAAAACTAAAAGAAGGGAGACAACTGATATTAAGGgatcttttttgtttaaattaga
This genomic stretch from Acanthochromis polyacanthus isolate Apoly-LR-REF ecotype Palm Island chromosome 17, KAUST_Apoly_ChrSc, whole genome shotgun sequence harbors:
- the LOC110962835 gene encoding LOW QUALITY PROTEIN: spectrin family protein (The sequence of the model RefSeq protein was modified relative to this genomic sequence to represent the inferred CDS: inserted 5 bases in 5 codons; deleted 3 bases in 3 codons; substituted 1 base at 1 genomic stop codon), encoding MSTISPTDFDSLEIQQQYNDINNRWDLAAETDWDNENSSARLFERSRIKALADEREAVQKKTFTKWVNSHLGRVTCRIGDLYTDLRDGRMLIRLLEVLSGEQLPKPTKGRMRIHCLENVDKALQFLKEQKVHLENMGSHDIVDGNHRLTLGLIWTIILRFQIQDISVETEDNKEKKSAKDALLLWCQMKTAGYPNVNIHNFTTSWRDGLAFNAIVHKHRPDLIEFDNLKRSNAHYNLQNAFNVAEKELGLTKLLDPEVNVDQPEEKSNSSPYLWTFHIILSKMKALAGRRKRIGARCWTMPIEADQLIEKYETLASELLQWIEQTIVTLNDRQLANSLSAVQNQLQAFNSYRTVEKPPKXITEKETWRVLLFTIQSKMRANNQKVYMPRXGKLISDINKAWERLEKAEHERELALXNELIARRSWRWLAARFDRKAAMRETWLSENQRLVSQDNFGTDXGAVEAATRKHEAIETDIGAYWERVAAVEAVAKELEAEXYHDVRRILARRDNVLRLWEYLKEXLAARRERLNAHRDLQRLFQEMRYIMDWMADEKGRLQSQDSGKHLHDVLDLLQKHTLVEADISAQAERIKAVQGAAKRFTSYDRAYKPCEPGLVSEKVDLLGQAYEELGQLAGQRRECLEDSRRLWQFMWDVGEEAAWIREQEQILASGDCGRDLTSALHLLSKHEAFRDEMAARYGPLNNSIAAGEALVQEGHFGAPQVTERIQDIRAQWTHLEETTKLREQNLKEAVALNQFQTDANDMEAWIMETLRQVSSQEVGHDEFSTQTLARKQREIEEEIQSHHPLIDSLQEQAQALPQAYIGFPQVEGRLPAIEQRYEELESLSAARRQALEGALALYRMFSEAGACQLWVEEKEQWLHGMEIPTKLEDLEVVQQRFETLEPEMNNVGARVTDVNQVAEQLLSSDNCNKDQIHQTKDQLNNRWKEFEQLSGQKKQALESALNIQNYHLECNEIQTWMKEKTKVIESTQSLGNDLAGVMALQRKLTGMERDLEAIQGKLDDLRNEAEKLAKEHPDQAGEIQGRLAEIQEVWEELNATMKRREESLGEASKLQGFLRDLDDFQSWLSRTQTAVASEDIPTSLPEAESLLAQHESIKNEVDNYKDDYEKMRAVGEEVTQGQTDAQHMFLAQRLQALDTGWHELRRMWENRHSLLAQAFDFQTFLRDAKQAEAFLNSQEYVLSHTEMPTSLQAAEEAIKKHEDFLTTTEASEEKITGVVEAGRRLINDSNANSDKIQEKVDSIQERHLKNKEAANELLAKLKDNRELQHFLQDGQELTLWINEKMLTAQDMSYDEARNLHSKWQKHQAFMAELASNKDWLDKIDKEGQALVAEKPELKPVVQQTLEDLQRQWEELEGTTQTKAQCLFDANRAELFTQSCSALDVWLKNLEGQLHSDDYGKDLTSVNILLKKHQMLEHQMEVREKEVQSLQSQALALTQEDAGLAEVDGQQRRVTDNFSNLQDPLKLRRQRLLASKEAHQFNRDLEDEILWVKERMPLATSTDHGKDLPTVQLLIKKNQTLQKEIQGHQPRIDDIHRRGKTQSQVDGERQSVLEERLVELKDLWDQLIAETDKRHARLIEANRAQQFYADAAEAEAWMGEQELHMMSEEKAKDEQSALVMVKKHQSLEQALEDYAQTIHQLANSSRLMVTSEHPESERITLRQAQVDKLYAGLKDLAEERRGRLQERLRLTQLKREVDDLEQWIAEREVVAGSHELGQDYEHVTMLRDKFREFARDTSMIGQERVDGVNGLADDLIESGHPENASVAEWKDGLNEAWADLLELIDTRTQMLAASYELHRFHQDAMEVLGRVKEKREALPSDLGRDLNTVQHLHRQHNTFEHDIQALSGQVNQVQDDAARLQKAYAGEKADDIHRSEHAVTSAWEGLLEAGQARRLLLLDTVEKFRFFNMVRDLMLWMDGVNLQIDAHDSPRDVSSAGLVIANHQDIKSEIETRADSFTACTEMGNTLINNNHYAADEVQEKLAQLQEKRDKINKKWQDKMDHLQIVLEVLQFGRDAYVAESWLAGQEPLVRAAELGSNVDEVESLIKRHEAFEKLAAAWEERFVSLEKLTTLEEYEIQRRREEEERARRPPTPPPVEEVAQSETESQAHDSAARTSLDQTTLNQSVSVNGVHSDNDTSQQSLSLSLSVGKKSEPKRVCKPKQPERGSESESVNGPGRDSGLASSRLEPSATLPSRGGAESGPEAMEGMLCRKQEMESHSKKAASRSWQNVYCVLRKGSLGFYKDSKSASNGIPYHGEVPISLGEAVCEVAHDYKKRKHVFKLRLGDGKEYLFQAKDEAEMSSWIRSILGSIPSGAGDSPGGPRALSRAMTMPPISPSSADAGGVTMRNKEGKEKDREKRFSFFGKKK